In the Styela clava chromosome 8, kaStyClav1.hap1.2, whole genome shotgun sequence genome, one interval contains:
- the LOC120345911 gene encoding uncharacterized protein LOC120345911 isoform X1, translating to MKISIVFVVNYVIASGWCQDKTVFHCSPKPGCQIAQCDPVAVGWDRPGFNIDEHLHDNEFPITCKSNSTVIGWLDFVSRNLDITNIRMGLNKLENKFDKKIENFEKKISGNLEYGNQSEEQSNKINNLLRSTTRQSAEIRELRKDLVEIQEVNENLVEDNNMMKKAISSIEQRLAVAEKQISNGIESETKLKPTPSPGKALENCKFKVGNICYFAVIIGYRDVNYSKAVDICKKRNADVGLVRDKQSYYTIMNYLRWNVTRNKIWTGILFDPMTGCVTPADSFTKWLPNYPQTGIDNKDQTNVYLYVHSQPNDGYQGMTNIKPIEKVDGVICEILI from the exons ATGAAAATCTCAATCGTCTTTGTCGTGAACTACGTCATCGCGTCAGGCTGGTGTCAAGATAAAACAGTGTTTCACTGCTCCCCGAAGCCAGGGTGCCAGATTGCACAATGTGATCCGGTTGCTGTAGGGTGGGACAGACCAGGTTTCAACATCGATGAACATCTGCATGACAATGAGTTCCCGATAACATGCAAATCCAATAGCACTGTCATCGGATGGCTTGATTTCGTATCTAGAAATTTGG ATATCACAAACATCAGAATGGGATTGAACAAATTAGAAAACaagtttgataaaaaaatcgaaaattttgaaaagaaaatttctG GAAATCTCGAGTATGGCAACCAAAGTGAGGaacaatcaaataaaataaacaatctaTTAAGAAGTACCACGAGACAGTCGGCTGAGATCAGAGAGTTGAGAAAAG ACTTGGTTGAAATTCAAGAAGTGAACGAAAACTTGGTAGAAGACAACAATATGATGAAGAAAG CGATATCCAGTATTGAACAAAGACTCGCTGTAGCGGAGAAGCAGATTTCAAATGGAATTGAATCAGAAACAAAATTGAAGCCAACGCCATCCCCAGGTAAAGCTTTAG AAAACTGCAAATTTAAAGTTGGGAATATCTGTTATTTTGCCGTGATAATTGGTTATCGTGATGTCAACTACAGCAAAGCAGTTGATATTTGCAAGAAACGCAACGCAGATGTGGGTTTGGTCCGAGATAAACAATCGTACTATACGATTATGAATTACTTGAGATGGAATGTGACAAGGAATAAAATATGGACAGGAATCTTATTTGATCCAATG ACTGGTTGCGTCACACCTGCAGATTCATTCACTAAGTGGCTCCCTAATTATCCACAAACGGGAATTGATAATAAAGACCAAACAAATGTTTACCTTTATGTTCATTCCCAACCGAACGATGGTTATCAAGGAATGACGAATATTAAACCTATCGAGAAGGTTGACGGAGTTATTTGTGAGATCCTGATCTAA
- the LOC120335534 gene encoding uncharacterized protein LOC120335534 gives MESKAKQQLDILRSALQEKYLIAERLMLQRENAEKLSVVRLEVDEVFQQLISLIDMIPESAGKEITDFPVTNDLKREKSEFDSRISEWFEKLKTHSTVQPENVSSKYAGSICSDNTSRASFKRRLQCKVKRDLAIVQLRHTEEKLEEEALKRKMELRDAQRKVELTEVKFLLWDTKSTGDSIKGDGDFNNLSPINVLPGTSRASDKIPSVPLASRREETASTEQKPSSPKLVNSLQVGDKIPPTTVHKNVMQADVSSLNRRRSASLQNEATHTRINTNHDGYAASDSCHERVRFARSHNVHTYSQTPLRRDDNAVPNRTGNGHSYNFQPVNRAIAQECSFAAEPDGMAGSEHHHVFRINERSVNELPDVQTRGYRTLQENRESVNDYVYESGPQHYSQRRTRESSPVIQHHHYHGREEFFFQKSKLPVFNGDPLKYMSFITNFDIHLAPKLETNSQKLVCLLQYCEERIRAQLEYFTKKPENGYKLARQRLFEEYGQPHIIAGACERVLKEFPSVRDDKPEQLLQISQVMERCLGTLEDIDEFANVNTLDTMGMLMAKLPEDVQDGWPHEALRIQRKTGRQAKYCHLVDYVCNWADVKNSMYGKKLNEIRHKKIPVSVRRNRAATYNIDAEANREHIDQKRDLGCVCCLKPHNLWNCPDFKSKSHEEKVSLLKEQKLCFKCLSHGHLARNCKKASQCKVHGCKGNRHHTLLHRFIEIQEKSKKPEEGPAVYSLAKSSKCNGKSIGQDVYLCVVPVNVRNGEKTAETYALLDPASTVTLCSERLMEYLEVTGNTRDITLRTIGQRPIQYKGISGSLVVSPLDGGAEHEITDVLSVEKIPAKPNKAPDQRFLKIMPHLQDVRLPILEGGTVNLLIGADNAELVCFQSVRNGPRKAPKAVKTVLGWSLFGPSFESPSDIREVHFTSDHYVNFVKCKDLERQKEIETLWTTDFGNETSVLDIPNSREDRAVYEIMQNSVKHIGGHFQLPLPWRTGMQYLPDNKEMAKKRLCSLKNRLMKDSDLHKRYVEVIQGYIKAGYAKRISYAEIDTSNTVWYLPHFPVMNQHKPGKVRVVFDAAAKYGNVSLNDCLMSGPDLVSSLVGVILRFRRGRVALVADVEAMFHQVRVAPQDTDALRFLWWDDGNISKEPVPHRLRVHIFGAASSPSCAAFCLKQTVVKFGNEHKPRISEIVNEDFYVDDCLTTAESVDEGIEIVKELTQLMSKGGFNLTKWLTNNDELLSMIPEEKRAKCVQNHVIDGNVKERVLGIQWNVANDEFGFKVNIADKPNTRRGILSIVASVFDPLGIVAPITLLAKLLLQELCKQNLGWDQEIADDDAVKWRNWLHQLQSLEQVKIQRCYQPFDFGKVVSYELHHFADGSELAYGAVSYLRIIDKNGQIHVAFLVGKARLAPCSRVTIPRLELTAAVLAVKLNLVLKKELKMNECSSTFWTDSTAVLQSIRNSKKRFSTFVANRLAKIDRNTDVSQWRHVPTKMNPADDASRGLRVDAYLKSGRWINGPEFLRLSEDKWPKMPDCFPDPPSEFCPKPVPEMKSAFVIKEESSVMDRFIGFFSTFYRLKKATCWLIRFKKYLCSHKKSIDKLTELPARLTVQELSYAERVIIEYVQRQSFREEMKCILNGKFISKGDCSRRMLKLNPVLEDGLMKVGGRLENAPIMHSSKHPIILPHKSHLTDLVIRDHHNKVGHSGMGYTWTSLREKYWIIKGGVAVRRVIGNCVSCRKRNARPGKQFMADLPSCRLKSDEPVFSHVGVDLFGHFLVRQGRSDVKRWGCVFSCMTTRAVHIEVVNSLSADSFIFALRRFIARRGQCTHIYSDNAGNFVLAEKIFENSLKMWNDSQVHGYLRQKGITWHKSPPTGSNHGGAWERMIRSIRRIFNAVTQGQTMTDEVFRTALIECESCLKSRPIIPVTFDPRDEEPLTPNHLLLLRSNQNMPPGVFDKNDCYVKRRWTQSQYLANEFWRRWIREYLPTIIERHKWFQKERNFKKEDVVLVVDDSQPRSRWAMGRIVDVYPDKKGLIRTVLVKIRNSLVKRPITKLVLVVEGTK, from the coding sequence ATGGAATCCAAGGCAAAGCAGCAGTTGGACATTTTGCGATCTGCTTTGCAGGAAAAGTATTTGATAGCTGAACGTTTGATGCTTCAACGTGAAAACGCTGAAAAGTTGTCAGTAGTAAGGCTAGAAGTTGATGAAGTGTTCCAGCAGCTAATCTCTTTAATTGACATGATTCCTGAAAGTGCAGGTAAAGAGATTACTGACTTTCCTGTGACTAATGATTTGAAGCGTGAAAAATCGGAATTTGATTCACGCATCTCGGAATGGTTCGAAAAATTGAAAACGCATTCAACTGTGCAACCAGAAAATGTATCGTCAAAGTATGCGGGTAGTATTTGTTCTGACAATACATCGAGAGCATCCTTCAAGAGAAGATTGCAGTGCAAAGTGAAACGCGATCTAGCAATTGTACAGCTTCGTCACACGGAAGAAAAGCTAGAGGAGGAAGCTTTGAAACGTAAAATGGAGCTTCGTGATGCACAGCGTAAAGTGGAATTGACTGAAGTGAAATTTTTATTGTGGGATACGAAATCAACTGGTGATTCAATAAAAGGTGATGGAGATTTCAATAACTTGAGTCCTATTAATGTGTTGCCAGGTACGAGCAGGGCAAGTGATAAAATTCCTTCAGTGCCATTGGCGAGCCGCAGAGAAGAGACTGCAAGTACTGAGCAAAAACCTTCATCACCCAAATTGGTGAACTCACTCCAGGTTGGTGATAAAATTCCTCCTACAACTGTGCATAAAAATGTAATGCAAGCTGATGTTTCATCATTGAACAGGCGTCGATCTGCTTCGCTACAGAATGAAGCCACACATACTAGAATAAATACCAACCATGATGGCTATGCTGCCTCTGATTCGTGTCATGAACGAGTACGTTTCGCAAGGTCGCATAATGTACACACATATTCTCAGACTCCATTGAGAAGAGATGATAATGCTGTTCCAAATAGAACTGGAAATGGTCATAGCTATAACTTTCAGCCTGTGAATCGTGCGATAGCTCAGGAGTGTTCATTTGCGGCTGAACCCGATGGAATGGCTGGCAGTGAACACCATCACGTTTTCCGAATAAATGAAAGGAGTGTCAATGAGTTGCCAGATGTGCAGACTCGTGGATATAGGACACTTCAGGAAAATCGTGAGTCGGTTAATGATTATGTTTATGAATCTGGGCCACAACATTATTCACAGCGGAGAACAAGAGAATCATCTCCAGTTATACAGCATCACCATTATCATGGACGTGAAGAATTCTTCTTTCAGAAGTCTAAGTTACCTGTGTTCAATGGAGATCCTTTGAAGTATATGTCTTTCATAACAAATTTTGACATCCACCTGGCACCGAAACTAGAAACAAATAGCCAGAAGCTTGTGTGTTTGTTGCAATATTGTGAAGAGAGAATTCGTGCACAATTAGAATACTTCACAAAGAAGCCTGAGAATGGATACAAACTTGCTAGGCAGAGGCTGTTTGAAGAATATGGTCAGCCTCATATTATCGCTGGTGCATGTGAAAGAGTTCTAAAAGAGTTTCCAAGTGTGCGTGATGACAAGCCAGAGCAGCTATTGCAAATATCACAAGTAATGGAGCGATGCCTGGGAACTCTAGAAGACATTGATGAATTTGCAAATGTAAACACCCTGGACACTATGGGAATGCTGATGGCTAAACTTCCTGAAGATGTTCAGGATGGCTGGCCACATGAAGCCCTCAGAATTCAAAGAAAGACTGGTCGTCAGGCAAAATATTGTCACTTGGTCGATTATGTTTGTAATTGGGCGGATGTGAAAAATTCAATGTATGGGAAAAAGCTTAATGAGATTCGTCACAAAAAGATTCCTGTGAGTGTGAGGAGAAACAGAGCTGCAACCTATAATATTGATGCTGAGGCCAACAGGGAACACATTGATCAAAAACGGGATTTGGGATGTGTATGTTGTCTCAAACCGCATAATTTGTGGAACTGCCCGGACTTCAAGAGTAAATCGCATGAAGAAAAGGTCAGTCTTTTGAAGGAGCAGAAATTGTGTTTCAAGTGTCTGTCTCATGGTCATCTTGCTCGTAATTGCAAGAAGGCCAGTCAGTGCAAAGTACATGGATGTAAAGGAAATCGACATCACACACTGCTTCATAGATTTATTGAAATTCAGGAGAAATCGAAAAAGCCTGAAGAGGGACCTGCTGTATATTCATTGGCAAAGTCGTCaaagtgcaatgggaaaagtaTCGGGCAAGATGTTTATTTATGTGTGGTGCCGGTCAATGTTCGAAATGGTGAAAAGACCGCTGAAACATACGCCTTGCTGGATCCGGCATCTACAGTTACTCTGTGTAGTGAACGTTTGATGGAATATCTCGAAGTAACAGGAAATACTAGAGATATCACATTACGCACAATTGGACAGAGGCCAATACAATACAAGGGTATATCTGGCAGTTTAGTTGTATCGCCGCTAGATGGTGGTGCTGAACATGAAATCACAGATGTGCTCTCGGTTGAAAAAATTCCTGCTAAGCCGAATAAAGCGCCCGATCAAAGGTTCCTTAAAATCATGCCGCATCTTCAAGATGTAAGATTGCCTATCTTGGAAGGAGGAACAGTGAATCTTCTGATTGGGGCTGACAATGCGGAACTCGTCTGTTTCCAAAGTGTTCGAAATGGACCGAGGAAAGCACCTAAGGCAGTGAAGACTGTTCTTGGCTGGTCGCTGTTCGGACCCAGTTTTGAGTCGCCATCAGATATCAGAGAAGTTCATTTTACATCTGATCATTATGTCAATTTCGTCAAGTGTAAGGATTTGGAAAGACAAAAGGAAATTGAAACTTTGTGGACAACAGATTTTGGCAATGAAACTTCAGTTCTTGATATTCCAAATTCTCGAGAAGATCGAGCAGTGTATGAAATTATGCAAAATTCGGTGAAACATATTGGTGGTCATTTTCAACTTCCTTTGCCATGGAGAACCGGGATGCAGTATCTACCGGATAACAAAGAGATGGCAAAGAAAAGACTTTGTAGCCTCAAAAATAGACTGATGAAAGATTCCGATTTGCATAAAAGGTATGTCGAAGTTATTCAAGGATATATCAAGGCAGGATATGCCAAAAGAATTTCATATGCCGAAATTGATACGTCTAATACAGTTTGGTATCTTCCTCATTTTCCTGTCATGAACCAGCATAAGCCTGGAAAAGTTCGTGTAGTTTTTGATGCTGCAGCCAAATATGGAAATGTGTCTCTGAATGATTGCTTAATGTCCGGACCAGATTTGGTATCGTCACTCGTGGGTGTAATTTTGAGATTTCGCAGGGGACGAGTGGCATTAGTGGCCGATGTGGAAGCAATGTTCCACCAGGTTAGAGTGGCACCTCAGGACACGGATGCACTAAGGTTTTTATGGTGGGATGACGGGAACATTTCAAAGGAACCCGTTCCACATCGTTTGCGAGTTCATATATTTGGGGCTGCATCGAGTCCGTCTTGTGctgcattttgtttgaaacAGACGGTGGTGAAATTTGGAAACGAACACAAACCTAGAATTTCAGAAATTGTTAATGAAGATTTCTATGTCGATGACTGCTTGACAACTGCTGAATCGGTCGATGAAGGCATAGAGATTGTCAAGGAATTGACACAATTGATGTCAAAAGGAGGATTCAACTTGACTAAATGGCTCACCAATAATGATGAATTACTGTCTATGATTCCAGAAGAAAAGAGAGCTAAATGTGTTCAAAATCATGTTATTGATGGCAATGTCAAAGAACGAGTTCTTGGTATTCAGTGGAATGTGGCAAATGATGAGTTTGGGTTCAAGGTTAATATTGCTGACAAACCAAATACCAGGAGAGGTATACTTTCAATTGTAGCATCTGTTTTTGACCCACTTGGTATAGTGGCTCCAATAACGCTACTTGCCAAGTTATTGTTGCAAGAACTTTGCAAGCAAAATTTGGGATGGGATCAAGAAATTGCAGATGATGATGCTGTTAAATGGCGAAACTGGCTACATCAACTGCAAAGCTTAGAACAGGTGAAGATACAGCGATGCTATCAGCCATTTGATTTTGGAAAAGTTGTTTCCTATGAACTACATCACTTTGCTGATGGATCAGAATTGGCATATGGAGCTGTTTCATATCTACGAATAATCGATAAAAATGGCCAAATTCATGTGGCATTTTTGGTTGGAAAGGCAAGACTTGCTCCATGTTCTCGTGTAACTATACCCAGACTTGAATTAACAGCTGCAGTTCTCGCTGTAAAGTTGAATCTTGTCCTAAAGAAAGAACTGAAGATGAATGAATGCAGTTCAACTTTCTGGACTGATTCCACAGCCGTACTTCAAAGTATAAGAAATTCGAAGAAACGATTCTCCACATTTGTTGCTAATCGTTTAGCAAAAATTGATAGAAATACTGATGTATCACAGTGGCGCCATGTTCCAACGAAGATGAATCCAGCTGATGATGCTTCGCGTGGTCTTAGAGTTGATGCATATTTAAAGTCAGGACGATGGATCAATGGGCCCGAGTTTTTGCGTCTTTCTGAAGACAAGTGGCCAAAGATGCCGGACTGTTTTCCTGATCCACCGTCTGAATTTTGTCCAAAGCCAGTTCCAGAAATGAAGTCGGCATTTGTAATAAAGGAAGAGTCTTCTGTCATGGACAGGTTCATAGGATTCTTTTCTACATTCTACCGTTTGAAAAAAGCAACTTGTTGGCTCATACGATTCAAGAAATATTTGTGTTCTCATAAGAAGTCAATAGACAAGCTTACTGAACTGCCAGCAAGACTGACTGTGCAGGAACTGAGCTATGCTGAAAGAGTTATTATTGAATATGTTCAAAGACAAAGCTTTCGTGAAGAAATGAAATGTATATTAAATGGTAAATTTATCAGTAAAGGTGATTGCTCTCGCCGGATGTTGAAACTTAATCCTGTTCTAGAAGATGGTTTGATGAAAGTAGGAGGACGCTTGGAAAATGCACCAATTATGCATTCATCAAAGCATCCCATCATATTGCCTCATAAATCACATCTTACGGATCTAGTCATCAGGGATCATCACAACAAAGTTGGTCATTCAGGTATGGGTTATACATGGACCTCATTAAGAGAAAAGTACTGGATTATCAAAGGTGGAGTTGCAGTAAGAAGGGTCATCGGAAATTGTGTTTCTTGTCGAAAGCGAAATGCCCGCCCTGGAAAGCAATTTATGGCAGATCTACCTTCCTGTCGACTGAAATCAGATGAACCAGTGTTCAGTCATGTTGGTGTTGATCTATTTGGACATTTTCTTGTTCGACAGGGAAGGAGTGATGTGAAAAGATGGGGTTGTGTGTTCTCGTGTATGACAACTCGTGCTGTTCACATCGAGGTGGTAAATAGTTTGTCTGCTGATTCTTTCATATTTGCACTCCGACGATTTATTGCTCGAAGGGGTCAGTGTACTCATATATATTCGGATAATGCTGGGAATTTTGTATTAGcagagaaaatatttgaaaattcccTAAAGATGTGGAACGATTCTCAAGTTCATGGATACTTACGTCAAAAGGGTATAACATGGCATAAATCACCGCCTACAGGTTCAAATCATGGAGGTGCATGGGAACGAATGATTCGGTCAATTCGTCGAATTTTCAATGCTGTTACTCAGGGTCAAACTATGACAGATGAAGTTTTTAGGACCGCCTTGATCGAGTGTGAATCATGCTTGAAAAGTCGTCCAATAATTCCTGTAACATTTGACCCAAGGGATGAAGAGCCTTTAACACCGAATCACTTGTTATTACTTCGGTCAAATCAAAATATGCCTCCTGGAGTTTTTGACAAGAATGATTGCTATGTTAAACGTCGATGGACACAATCTCAATATCTTGCAAATGAATTTTGGAGAAGATGGATTCGAGAGTATCTGCCTACGATTATTGAGCGACACAAGTGGTTTCagaaagagagaaatttcaagaAAGAAGATGTTGTCCTGGTGGTGGACGATTCTCAACCTCGATCAAGATGGGCAATGGGAAGAATCGTGGATGTGTATCCAGACAAGAAGGGACTGATACGAACAGTGCTTGTTAAAATTCGTAATAGCTTGGTAAAGCGTCCCATCACCAAGCTAGTTCTTGTTGTTGAAGGCACTAAATGA
- the LOC120345911 gene encoding uncharacterized protein LOC120345911 isoform X2 → MKISIVFVVNYVIASGWCQDKTVFHCSPKPGCQIAQCDPVAVGWDRPGFNIDEHLHDNEFPITCKSNSTVIGWLDFVSRNLDITNIRMGLNKLENKFDKKIENFEKKISGNLEYGNQSEEQSNKINNLLRSTTRQSAEIRELRKDLVEIQEVNENLVEDNNMMKKAISSIEQRLAVAEKQISNGIESETKLKPTPSPENCKFKVGNICYFAVIIGYRDVNYSKAVDICKKRNADVGLVRDKQSYYTIMNYLRWNVTRNKIWTGILFDPMTGCVTPADSFTKWLPNYPQTGIDNKDQTNVYLYVHSQPNDGYQGMTNIKPIEKVDGVICEILI, encoded by the exons ATGAAAATCTCAATCGTCTTTGTCGTGAACTACGTCATCGCGTCAGGCTGGTGTCAAGATAAAACAGTGTTTCACTGCTCCCCGAAGCCAGGGTGCCAGATTGCACAATGTGATCCGGTTGCTGTAGGGTGGGACAGACCAGGTTTCAACATCGATGAACATCTGCATGACAATGAGTTCCCGATAACATGCAAATCCAATAGCACTGTCATCGGATGGCTTGATTTCGTATCTAGAAATTTGG ATATCACAAACATCAGAATGGGATTGAACAAATTAGAAAACaagtttgataaaaaaatcgaaaattttgaaaagaaaatttctG GAAATCTCGAGTATGGCAACCAAAGTGAGGaacaatcaaataaaataaacaatctaTTAAGAAGTACCACGAGACAGTCGGCTGAGATCAGAGAGTTGAGAAAAG ACTTGGTTGAAATTCAAGAAGTGAACGAAAACTTGGTAGAAGACAACAATATGATGAAGAAAG CGATATCCAGTATTGAACAAAGACTCGCTGTAGCGGAGAAGCAGATTTCAAATGGAATTGAATCAGAAACAAAATTGAAGCCAACGCCATCCCCAG AAAACTGCAAATTTAAAGTTGGGAATATCTGTTATTTTGCCGTGATAATTGGTTATCGTGATGTCAACTACAGCAAAGCAGTTGATATTTGCAAGAAACGCAACGCAGATGTGGGTTTGGTCCGAGATAAACAATCGTACTATACGATTATGAATTACTTGAGATGGAATGTGACAAGGAATAAAATATGGACAGGAATCTTATTTGATCCAATG ACTGGTTGCGTCACACCTGCAGATTCATTCACTAAGTGGCTCCCTAATTATCCACAAACGGGAATTGATAATAAAGACCAAACAAATGTTTACCTTTATGTTCATTCCCAACCGAACGATGGTTATCAAGGAATGACGAATATTAAACCTATCGAGAAGGTTGACGGAGTTATTTGTGAGATCCTGATCTAA
- the LOC120345911 gene encoding uncharacterized protein LOC120345911 isoform X4, producing MKISIVFVVNYVIASGWCQDKTVFHCSPKPGCQIAQCDPVAVGWDRPGFNIDEHLHDNEFPITCKSNSTVIGWLDFVSRNLGNLEYGNQSEEQSNKINNLLRSTTRQSAEIRELRKDLVEIQEVNENLVEDNNMMKKAISSIEQRLAVAEKQISNGIESETKLKPTPSPGKALENCKFKVGNICYFAVIIGYRDVNYSKAVDICKKRNADVGLVRDKQSYYTIMNYLRWNVTRNKIWTGILFDPMTGCVTPADSFTKWLPNYPQTGIDNKDQTNVYLYVHSQPNDGYQGMTNIKPIEKVDGVICEILI from the exons ATGAAAATCTCAATCGTCTTTGTCGTGAACTACGTCATCGCGTCAGGCTGGTGTCAAGATAAAACAGTGTTTCACTGCTCCCCGAAGCCAGGGTGCCAGATTGCACAATGTGATCCGGTTGCTGTAGGGTGGGACAGACCAGGTTTCAACATCGATGAACATCTGCATGACAATGAGTTCCCGATAACATGCAAATCCAATAGCACTGTCATCGGATGGCTTGATTTCGTATCTAGAAATTTGG GAAATCTCGAGTATGGCAACCAAAGTGAGGaacaatcaaataaaataaacaatctaTTAAGAAGTACCACGAGACAGTCGGCTGAGATCAGAGAGTTGAGAAAAG ACTTGGTTGAAATTCAAGAAGTGAACGAAAACTTGGTAGAAGACAACAATATGATGAAGAAAG CGATATCCAGTATTGAACAAAGACTCGCTGTAGCGGAGAAGCAGATTTCAAATGGAATTGAATCAGAAACAAAATTGAAGCCAACGCCATCCCCAGGTAAAGCTTTAG AAAACTGCAAATTTAAAGTTGGGAATATCTGTTATTTTGCCGTGATAATTGGTTATCGTGATGTCAACTACAGCAAAGCAGTTGATATTTGCAAGAAACGCAACGCAGATGTGGGTTTGGTCCGAGATAAACAATCGTACTATACGATTATGAATTACTTGAGATGGAATGTGACAAGGAATAAAATATGGACAGGAATCTTATTTGATCCAATG ACTGGTTGCGTCACACCTGCAGATTCATTCACTAAGTGGCTCCCTAATTATCCACAAACGGGAATTGATAATAAAGACCAAACAAATGTTTACCTTTATGTTCATTCCCAACCGAACGATGGTTATCAAGGAATGACGAATATTAAACCTATCGAGAAGGTTGACGGAGTTATTTGTGAGATCCTGATCTAA
- the LOC120345911 gene encoding uncharacterized protein LOC120345911 isoform X3 produces the protein MKISIVFVVNYVIASGWCQDKTVFHCSPKPGCQIAQCDPVAVGWDRPGFNIDEHLHDNEFPITCKSNSTVIGWLDFVSRNLDITNIRMGLNKLENKFDKKIENFEKKISGNLEYGNQSEEQSNKINNLLRSTTRQSAEIRELRKAISSIEQRLAVAEKQISNGIESETKLKPTPSPGKALENCKFKVGNICYFAVIIGYRDVNYSKAVDICKKRNADVGLVRDKQSYYTIMNYLRWNVTRNKIWTGILFDPMTGCVTPADSFTKWLPNYPQTGIDNKDQTNVYLYVHSQPNDGYQGMTNIKPIEKVDGVICEILI, from the exons ATGAAAATCTCAATCGTCTTTGTCGTGAACTACGTCATCGCGTCAGGCTGGTGTCAAGATAAAACAGTGTTTCACTGCTCCCCGAAGCCAGGGTGCCAGATTGCACAATGTGATCCGGTTGCTGTAGGGTGGGACAGACCAGGTTTCAACATCGATGAACATCTGCATGACAATGAGTTCCCGATAACATGCAAATCCAATAGCACTGTCATCGGATGGCTTGATTTCGTATCTAGAAATTTGG ATATCACAAACATCAGAATGGGATTGAACAAATTAGAAAACaagtttgataaaaaaatcgaaaattttgaaaagaaaatttctG GAAATCTCGAGTATGGCAACCAAAGTGAGGaacaatcaaataaaataaacaatctaTTAAGAAGTACCACGAGACAGTCGGCTGAGATCAGAGAGTTGAGAAAAG CGATATCCAGTATTGAACAAAGACTCGCTGTAGCGGAGAAGCAGATTTCAAATGGAATTGAATCAGAAACAAAATTGAAGCCAACGCCATCCCCAGGTAAAGCTTTAG AAAACTGCAAATTTAAAGTTGGGAATATCTGTTATTTTGCCGTGATAATTGGTTATCGTGATGTCAACTACAGCAAAGCAGTTGATATTTGCAAGAAACGCAACGCAGATGTGGGTTTGGTCCGAGATAAACAATCGTACTATACGATTATGAATTACTTGAGATGGAATGTGACAAGGAATAAAATATGGACAGGAATCTTATTTGATCCAATG ACTGGTTGCGTCACACCTGCAGATTCATTCACTAAGTGGCTCCCTAATTATCCACAAACGGGAATTGATAATAAAGACCAAACAAATGTTTACCTTTATGTTCATTCCCAACCGAACGATGGTTATCAAGGAATGACGAATATTAAACCTATCGAGAAGGTTGACGGAGTTATTTGTGAGATCCTGATCTAA